In Sphingomonas sp. LR60, the following are encoded in one genomic region:
- a CDS encoding asparaginase domain-containing protein, producing MSVLILTTGGTIDKLYFDALSEYQIGDSVVDRLLKTARVALPFRVQELLRKDSLELTDDDRAQIAQAVADAPERRIVITHGTDTMTDTAKVLAGRTDKTIVLVGALAPARFAESDASFNLGMAFATAQVAAPGVWIAMNGTIFDGTKVRKDRSINSFVAA from the coding sequence GTGAGCGTGTTGATCCTCACCACCGGCGGGACGATCGACAAGCTCTATTTCGACGCGCTCAGCGAATATCAGATCGGCGACAGCGTGGTCGACCGGTTGCTCAAGACCGCGCGCGTCGCGCTGCCGTTTCGGGTGCAGGAGTTGCTGCGCAAGGACAGCCTGGAACTGACCGACGACGATCGCGCGCAGATCGCGCAGGCGGTGGCGGATGCGCCCGAGCGGCGGATCGTCATCACGCATGGCACCGATACGATGACCGACACCGCGAAGGTGCTGGCGGGCAGGACGGACAAGACGATCGTGCTGGTCGGTGCGCTCGCCCCGGCGCGGTTCGCGGAGAGCGACGCCAGCTTCAACCTGGGCATGGCGTTCGCCACCGCGCAGGTGGCCGCGCCGGGGGTGTGGATCGCGATGAACGGCACGATCTTCGACGGGACGAAGGTGCGCAAGGATCGCTCGATCAACAGCTTCGTGGCGGCATGA
- a CDS encoding PLP-dependent cysteine synthase family protein, with product MRAWLAEAIRRIEADYNRSADTHLIQVDLPHHDGIQLYLKDESSHPTGSLKHRLARSLFLYALCNEWIGPDTCVIEASSGSTAVSEAYFAKMLGLRFIAVVPAATAAPKLDAIRFHGGEIHAVDDPRTVYDVANALAAETGGHYLDQFTYAERATDWRGNNNIAESIFAQMAEEEHPVPSWIVCGAGTGGTSATIGRFIRYRRHATRLCVADPVHSIFHRHYADRAAVALPEGCASRIEGIGRPRVEPSFVPGVIDRMIAVEDGDSIGAMRALGQVLGRRVGGSTGTNLWACAQLIGEMAARGERGSIVTLLCDGGDRYGCTYHDERWLAESGLAWQRAEAEIGALLT from the coding sequence ATGCGCGCCTGGCTGGCGGAGGCGATCCGGCGGATCGAGGCGGATTACAACCGCAGCGCCGACACGCACCTGATCCAGGTCGACCTGCCGCATCATGACGGCATCCAGCTGTACCTGAAGGACGAAAGCAGCCACCCGACCGGCAGCCTGAAGCACCGGCTGGCGCGTTCGCTGTTTCTCTATGCGCTCTGCAACGAATGGATCGGGCCGGATACGTGCGTGATCGAGGCGTCGTCGGGGTCGACCGCGGTCAGCGAAGCGTATTTTGCGAAGATGCTCGGGCTGCGCTTTATTGCTGTTGTGCCAGCGGCGACTGCCGCGCCCAAGCTGGATGCGATCCGCTTCCATGGCGGCGAGATCCATGCGGTCGACGATCCGCGCACCGTCTATGACGTCGCAAACGCCCTCGCGGCGGAGACGGGCGGGCACTACCTCGACCAGTTCACCTATGCCGAGCGTGCGACCGACTGGCGCGGCAACAACAATATCGCCGAGAGCATCTTCGCGCAGATGGCCGAGGAAGAACATCCGGTGCCGTCGTGGATCGTGTGCGGGGCGGGGACCGGCGGTACCTCGGCGACGATCGGGCGCTTCATCCGTTATCGTCGCCACGCGACGCGGCTGTGCGTCGCCGATCCGGTGCACTCGATCTTCCATCGCCATTATGCCGATCGCGCGGCGGTGGCGCTGCCCGAGGGTTGCGCGTCGCGGATCGAAGGGATCGGGCGGCCGCGCGTCGAGCCGAGTTTCGTGCCGGGCGTGATCGACCGGATGATCGCGGTCGAGGACGGTGACAGCATCGGGGCGATGCGGGCTCTGGGGCAGGTGCTGGGGCGGCGCGTCGGCGGGTCGACCGGGACCAACCTGTGGGCGTGCGCGCAGCTGATCGGCGAGATGGCGGCGCGGGGCGAGCGCGGGAGCATCGTGACGCTGCTGTGCGACGGTGGCGATCGTTATGGGTGCACCTATCACGACGAGCGCTGGCTGGCGGAGAGCGGGTTGGCGTGGCAGCGGGCCGAGGCAGAGATTGGGGCGTTGCTGACGTAA
- a CDS encoding YbgC/FadM family acyl-CoA thioesterase, with product MTAVDQPAQGRFEGSSHLFALRVYFEDTDLSGVVYHANYLRYLERARSDMLRTGGIDQRGTFESGGGAYAITDLAIKYRAPARLDDALLIESRVTRIGAASVVIHQRVRRGAEMLADATVTAALVGPDGRPRRQPAAWVDTFRRLASLGEETP from the coding sequence ATGACGGCGGTGGATCAACCCGCGCAGGGACGTTTCGAGGGGAGCAGCCACCTCTTCGCACTGCGCGTCTATTTCGAGGATACCGACCTGTCGGGCGTGGTCTATCACGCCAATTACCTGCGCTATCTGGAGCGTGCGCGGTCGGACATGCTGCGCACCGGCGGAATCGATCAGCGCGGGACCTTCGAAAGCGGCGGCGGTGCCTATGCGATCACCGATCTGGCGATCAAATATCGCGCGCCGGCACGGCTCGACGATGCGCTGCTGATCGAGAGCCGCGTGACCAGGATCGGCGCGGCGAGCGTCGTCATTCATCAGAGAGTCAGGCGCGGAGCGGAAATGCTGGCGGACGCCACGGTGACCGCGGCGCTGGTCGGCCCCGACGGGCGCCCGCGTCGTCAACCCGCCGCCTGGGTCGACACATTCCGGCGCCTCGCGTCATTGGGGGAAGAGACACCGTGA
- the tolQ gene encoding protein TolQ produces MNPILQTEAATLSPIALFMEADWVVKAVMLGLLLASIWTWAIIIGFSLKLGRTRQRTEAFERDFWKAEDIDAFYKSQTHTDLPSARVLNAGVTEWRRSTHGQKIDREGTRERLATVMGSAVAREIDQLSDRLNVLATVGSVAPFVGLFGTVWGIMRSFTAIASQQNTSLSVVAPGIAEALFATAIGLFAAIPAVIAYNRFSHAINRIEARLNRFADGFHATLSRQLDGER; encoded by the coding sequence GTGAATCCGATTTTGCAGACCGAGGCGGCCACGCTGTCGCCGATCGCGCTGTTCATGGAAGCCGATTGGGTGGTCAAGGCCGTGATGCTGGGGCTGTTGCTCGCCAGCATCTGGACCTGGGCGATCATCATCGGCTTCTCGCTGAAGCTGGGCCGCACACGCCAGCGTACCGAGGCGTTCGAGCGCGATTTCTGGAAGGCCGAGGATATCGACGCCTTCTACAAGTCGCAGACGCACACCGATCTGCCCTCCGCACGTGTCCTCAATGCGGGCGTCACGGAATGGCGGCGCTCGACCCACGGTCAGAAGATCGACCGCGAGGGCACCCGTGAGCGGCTTGCCACGGTGATGGGCTCGGCGGTGGCGCGTGAGATCGACCAGCTTTCGGACCGGCTCAACGTGCTGGCGACGGTGGGGTCGGTCGCGCCGTTCGTCGGGCTGTTCGGCACCGTCTGGGGGATCATGCGCAGCTTCACCGCGATCGCCAGCCAGCAGAACACCAGCCTGTCGGTCGTGGCACCCGGTATCGCCGAAGCGCTGTTCGCGACCGCGATCGGCCTGTTCGCGGCGATCCCGGCGGTCATCGCCTACAATCGCTTCAGCCATGCGATTAACCGCATCGAGGCGCGGCTGAACCGCTTCGCCGACGGCTTCCACGCCACGCTGTCGCGGCAGCTCGACGGCGAACGCTGA
- the tolR gene encoding protein TolR has translation MADINVTPLVDVMLVLLIIFMVTAPLLTQGVPVNLPDSRAKPLDQEQQPTEISLDEQGRIFIAKEEVALDALPARLATIAESAKGNEPPQVFLRADRGLDYGRVMRVMGELNRAGLNRVALVTVGEE, from the coding sequence ATGGCCGATATCAATGTCACGCCGCTGGTCGACGTGATGCTGGTGCTGCTCATCATCTTCATGGTGACGGCGCCGCTGTTGACGCAGGGCGTGCCGGTGAACCTGCCCGACAGCCGCGCCAAGCCGCTGGATCAGGAGCAGCAGCCGACCGAAATCTCGCTCGACGAACAGGGCCGGATCTTCATCGCCAAGGAAGAGGTCGCGCTCGACGCGCTGCCGGCGCGGCTCGCCACGATCGCGGAGAGCGCGAAGGGCAACGAGCCGCCGCAGGTGTTCCTGCGCGCCGATCGCGGGCTGGATTACGGCCGCGTGATGCGCGTGATGGGCGAGCTGAACCGTGCGGGGCTGAACCGCGTCGCACTGGTGACGGTCGGCGAGGAATAA
- the tolB gene encoding Tol-Pal system beta propeller repeat protein TolB, whose translation MRLRLLLLATLVSTPALAQQVPPPATPLGASAAPAGQTPPPLEVDVTGGISAPMPIAIPPMPTQAVVQTAAGSTDQLGRQLAEIVSNDLRNSGLFTPMAPGRMRAISFPEVTAPAFDYWGGSGAQALVQGYIRANGDGTLTVGCYLYDVSAQTQLTRQGFVVPPSDWRRAGHKCADMVYTRLTGEGAYFDSRVVYVSETGPKANRIKRLAIMDQDGANSRFLTTGSSIVLTPRFAPNQQSIVYMSYVGKTPAIYVYDLGSGRQRLVVQNVATTFAPRFSPDGRYILFSMAQAGNTDLYRVSASGGTPQRLTTSPGIDTGGSYSPDGSKIVFESDRSGGQQLYVMNADGSNQQRISFGGGRYATPVWSPRGDLIAFTKIQGAFRIGIMSPSGQGEKLLTNSWQDEGPSWSPNGRVLMFFRQGRGNAGKADLWSVDLTGVNERRVPTPLDGSDPAWGPLRP comes from the coding sequence ATGCGACTCCGGCTGCTCCTCCTCGCCACGCTCGTCTCCACTCCTGCGCTCGCGCAGCAGGTGCCGCCTCCGGCGACACCGCTTGGCGCCAGCGCGGCACCGGCCGGGCAGACCCCGCCGCCGCTGGAGGTCGACGTCACCGGCGGTATCTCCGCACCGATGCCGATCGCGATCCCGCCGATGCCGACGCAGGCGGTGGTGCAGACCGCGGCTGGTTCGACCGACCAGCTCGGGCGGCAATTGGCGGAGATCGTCAGCAACGATTTGCGCAACTCCGGGCTGTTCACTCCAATGGCGCCCGGCCGGATGCGCGCGATTTCCTTCCCCGAGGTGACGGCGCCGGCCTTCGATTACTGGGGCGGGTCAGGCGCGCAGGCGCTGGTGCAGGGCTATATCCGCGCCAATGGCGACGGCACGCTGACGGTCGGCTGCTATCTGTACGACGTGTCGGCTCAGACGCAGCTGACGCGGCAAGGGTTCGTGGTGCCGCCGTCCGACTGGCGGCGGGCGGGGCATAAATGCGCCGACATGGTCTACACCCGCCTGACCGGCGAGGGCGCGTATTTCGACAGCCGCGTCGTCTATGTCAGCGAAACCGGGCCGAAGGCGAACCGCATCAAGCGGCTGGCGATCATGGACCAGGACGGCGCGAACAGCCGCTTCCTCACCACCGGCTCGTCGATCGTGCTGACCCCGCGCTTCGCGCCGAACCAGCAGTCGATCGTCTACATGAGCTATGTCGGCAAGACCCCGGCGATCTATGTCTACGACCTCGGTTCGGGGCGGCAGCGGCTGGTGGTGCAGAATGTCGCGACCACCTTCGCGCCGCGCTTCTCGCCCGACGGCCGGTATATCCTGTTCTCGATGGCGCAGGCCGGCAACACCGATCTGTACCGCGTCTCCGCCTCGGGCGGCACGCCGCAACGGCTGACCACGTCGCCGGGGATCGACACCGGTGGCAGCTATTCGCCCGACGGATCGAAGATCGTGTTCGAAAGCGATCGATCGGGCGGGCAGCAGCTGTACGTGATGAACGCCGACGGATCGAACCAGCAGCGGATCAGCTTCGGCGGCGGGCGCTACGCCACGCCGGTGTGGAGCCCGCGCGGTGACCTGATCGCGTTCACCAAGATCCAGGGCGCGTTCCGGATCGGCATCATGAGCCCGAGCGGGCAAGGCGAGAAGCTGCTGACCAACAGCTGGCAGGACGAAGGTCCCTCTTGGAGCCCGAACGGCCGTGTGCTGATGTTCTTCCGCCAAGGGCGTGGCAATGCCGGCAAGGCCGACCTGTGGTCGGTCGACCTCACAGGGGTCAACGAACGCCGCGTCCCGACCCCGCTCGACGGATCGGACCCCGCCTGGGGCCCGTTGCGTCCGTAA
- the pal gene encoding peptidoglycan-associated lipoprotein Pal codes for MARLTTTLLMATALVATAACSKKRPEVLPPAPGAAPTQGTPTGPVDPNGGVTPGSAADFKRSTQGDTVLFGLDQYDIDGTARGILDSQAEWLQRYPNVTITIEGHADERGTREYNLALGDRRANAAKNYLAARGIAPSRITTISYGKERPVALGSDEQSWAQNRRAVTVVVGG; via the coding sequence ATGGCCCGTCTGACCACCACCCTGCTGATGGCGACCGCGCTGGTCGCGACCGCCGCCTGTTCCAAGAAGCGTCCCGAGGTGCTGCCGCCTGCGCCGGGCGCCGCGCCGACGCAGGGCACGCCGACCGGCCCGGTCGATCCCAACGGCGGCGTCACCCCCGGCTCGGCGGCCGATTTCAAGCGCTCGACGCAGGGCGACACCGTGCTGTTCGGGCTCGATCAATATGACATCGATGGGACCGCGCGCGGCATCCTCGACTCACAGGCCGAGTGGCTGCAGCGCTATCCCAACGTGACGATCACGATCGAAGGCCATGCCGACGAGCGCGGCACCCGCGAATATAATCTCGCGCTGGGCGATCGTCGCGCCAATGCCGCGAAGAACTATCTGGCGGCGCGCGGGATCGCGCCGTCGCGGATCACCACGATCAGCTATGGCAAGGAACGCCCGGTCGCGCTGGGTTCGGACGAGCAGAGCTGGGCACAGAACCGCCGTGCGGTGACGGTGGTCGTCGGGGGGTAA
- a CDS encoding long-chain-fatty-acid--CoA ligase, whose product MTGEHAWRTAYRHPVSWDSDYPPLSMPALFDASAARHADRRAIDFLGRHYSYAELADGVRRVATGLAALGYGKGDRVGLFLPNVPHYLAAYHGALRLGATVVNFSPLYSVEELCHQVEDSGTRVLFTISASALLPTALKVLEKSGLERLVVGSVAGVLPPAKSIAYRLFKRAETIPRPAGPRVIAFSKLIANDGALPPPAIDAERDVALIQYTGGTTGVPKGAMLTHANVSANARQVAQLDPHPEAGDRILGVLPLFHVFANTCVMNRTIVTGGEMVLLPRFDAGQALATITRTKPTSLPGVPTMYQALLDHPSLAKTDFASLRVCISGGAPLNAELKTRWEAATHSTLIEGYGLSESTGVLTTNPYEGGQKAGTIGQPLPATRLRLVDKENATRPAPEGQPGEIVALGPQIMAGYWNRPDADETTFAIDAEGRKWLRTGDVGTIDDDGFIAIVDRLKDMISVGGFKVFPSQIEAILYHHPAVREALVIGLPDPYRGEVPRAYVTLNEDMEAEGAALAAWLNPQLGKHERVDRVVVRATMPKTMIGKLSRKDLIAEIKAEMENPPITAA is encoded by the coding sequence ATGACTGGAGAGCATGCCTGGCGCACCGCCTATCGCCATCCCGTGTCCTGGGATTCCGATTACCCGCCGCTGTCGATGCCGGCGTTGTTCGACGCTTCCGCGGCCCGCCATGCCGATCGTCGCGCGATCGATTTCCTCGGCCGCCATTATAGCTATGCCGAACTCGCGGATGGCGTGCGGCGCGTCGCTACCGGCCTCGCAGCGCTCGGCTATGGCAAGGGCGACCGGGTCGGCCTGTTCCTTCCCAACGTCCCGCATTACCTCGCCGCCTATCACGGCGCGCTGCGGCTCGGCGCGACCGTGGTCAATTTCTCGCCGCTCTATTCGGTCGAGGAACTGTGCCATCAGGTCGAGGATTCGGGCACGCGCGTGCTGTTCACGATCTCGGCCAGCGCGTTATTGCCTACCGCGCTGAAGGTACTGGAGAAAAGCGGGCTCGAACGGCTGGTGGTCGGATCGGTCGCGGGCGTTTTGCCCCCTGCCAAGTCGATCGCCTATCGCCTGTTCAAGCGCGCCGAGACCATCCCGCGCCCCGCCGGTCCCCGCGTCATCGCCTTCTCGAAGCTGATCGCCAACGACGGCGCGCTGCCGCCGCCCGCGATCGACGCCGAGCGCGATGTCGCGTTGATCCAGTACACCGGCGGCACCACCGGCGTGCCGAAGGGCGCGATGCTCACCCACGCCAACGTCAGCGCCAATGCGCGGCAGGTCGCGCAGCTCGATCCGCACCCGGAGGCCGGCGACCGCATCCTCGGCGTGCTGCCGCTGTTCCACGTCTTCGCCAATACCTGCGTCATGAATCGCACGATCGTCACCGGTGGCGAGATGGTGCTGTTGCCGCGCTTCGACGCCGGACAGGCGCTGGCGACGATCACACGCACCAAGCCGACCTCCTTGCCCGGCGTTCCGACCATGTACCAGGCGCTGCTCGACCATCCCAGCTTGGCGAAGACCGATTTCGCCTCGCTGCGCGTCTGCATCTCCGGCGGCGCGCCGCTCAATGCCGAGCTGAAGACGCGCTGGGAAGCGGCGACGCATTCGACGCTGATCGAAGGCTATGGCCTGTCGGAGAGCACCGGCGTGCTGACCACCAACCCCTATGAGGGCGGGCAAAAGGCCGGCACGATCGGGCAGCCGCTTCCCGCGACGCGGCTGCGGCTGGTCGACAAGGAGAATGCGACGCGCCCCGCGCCAGAGGGTCAGCCCGGCGAGATCGTCGCGCTAGGGCCGCAGATCATGGCAGGCTATTGGAACCGCCCCGATGCCGACGAGACGACCTTCGCGATCGATGCGGAGGGGCGCAAATGGCTGCGCACCGGCGATGTCGGGACGATCGACGACGACGGCTTCATCGCGATCGTCGACCGGCTGAAGGACATGATCTCGGTCGGCGGGTTCAAGGTCTTCCCGAGCCAGATTGAGGCGATCCTCTACCATCACCCGGCGGTGCGCGAGGCGCTGGTGATCGGGCTGCCCGATCCGTACCGCGGCGAGGTGCCGCGCGCCTATGTCACGCTCAACGAGGATATGGAGGCGGAAGGCGCGGCGCTCGCGGCATGGCTAAACCCGCAACTCGGCAAGCACGAGCGCGTCGACCGCGTCGTGGTCCGCGCGACCATGCCGAAGACGATGATCGGCAAACTGAGCCGCAAGGACCTGATCGCCGAGATCAAGGCCGAAATGGAGAACCCGCCGATCACGGCGGCTTAA
- a CDS encoding GGDEF domain-containing protein: protein MPLRTCYRPVSIGDRASLLFGTTGGFDCTGSQRRAPSGDYWVRSQTLPLLEPGVAIRSGSLWQDSATLHIRYADGTIRSIGFDSASAWRHLRLGAAFEIPIPPASARPVQILWHVRGAANLRGLVLQPQLISPDVSQRYTLQMTAFYAGFVGLAVALLIFNIALGAALRQRFHLPYCVMVLSLIAYAVSSSGLLGQLTGLDNNLRLRLNMLLLATTLSSAMMFARRFFAPQVTRGWLRPAIDIATSTLLAAALAYTLLMPLYARWLDRTMTFTFLATLLLTLPLLWRGWHADDRYSRAFAIAWGVPLLTATARVLQALGLIAWSLWIDNSTLIAMVLEASFSALAIAWRIKQLTEDCDQAREQEMLARLLADSDPLTGLMNRRSFLREAIGRPDAHILVLVDIDHFKRVNETLGHDGGDQVLRVFADALRQSVPVDALLARIGGEEFAVLAPASATTMPETILTQIRSATMPFDLAVTASLGSECGAIADEADWKLLYGRADDALFAAKRAGRDRLRWAEAA from the coding sequence ATGCCGCTGCGCACCTGCTACCGACCGGTATCGATCGGCGATCGTGCGTCTCTGCTGTTCGGCACGACCGGCGGGTTCGATTGTACGGGGTCGCAGCGCCGCGCCCCCTCGGGCGATTACTGGGTGCGCTCGCAAACGCTGCCGCTGCTCGAACCCGGCGTTGCGATCCGCTCCGGCAGCCTGTGGCAGGACAGCGCCACGCTTCACATCCGCTATGCCGACGGCACGATCCGCTCGATCGGCTTCGACAGCGCGAGCGCATGGCGGCACCTGCGACTCGGCGCCGCGTTCGAAATCCCGATCCCGCCCGCTTCCGCACGCCCGGTCCAGATCCTGTGGCATGTCCGCGGCGCGGCGAACCTGCGCGGGCTGGTGCTGCAGCCGCAACTGATCTCCCCCGACGTGTCGCAGCGCTACACCTTGCAAATGACCGCCTTTTACGCCGGCTTCGTCGGGCTCGCGGTGGCGCTGCTGATCTTCAACATCGCGCTTGGCGCGGCGCTGCGGCAACGCTTCCACCTGCCGTATTGCGTGATGGTCCTGTCGCTGATCGCCTATGCCGTCAGCAGTTCGGGGCTGCTCGGGCAACTTACCGGGCTCGACAACAATCTGCGCTTGCGGCTCAACATGCTGCTGCTAGCCACGACCTTGTCGAGCGCGATGATGTTCGCGCGGCGCTTCTTCGCGCCACAGGTGACGCGCGGCTGGCTGCGCCCGGCGATCGACATCGCAACCAGCACCCTGCTGGCCGCCGCGCTGGCCTATACGCTGCTGATGCCGCTCTACGCTCGGTGGCTCGACCGGACGATGACGTTCACGTTCCTTGCGACGCTGTTGCTCACCCTGCCGCTGCTGTGGCGGGGCTGGCACGCCGACGATCGCTATTCCCGCGCGTTCGCGATCGCATGGGGCGTGCCGCTGCTCACTGCCACCGCGCGCGTGCTACAGGCGCTCGGGTTGATCGCGTGGAGCTTGTGGATCGACAATTCGACGTTGATCGCGATGGTGTTGGAGGCGAGCTTCAGCGCACTCGCGATCGCATGGCGGATCAAGCAACTGACCGAGGATTGCGACCAGGCGCGCGAGCAGGAGATGCTGGCGCGGTTGCTCGCCGACAGCGATCCGCTGACGGGGCTGATGAATCGTCGTAGCTTCCTGCGCGAGGCGATCGGCCGCCCCGATGCGCACATCCTGGTGCTGGTCGACATCGATCATTTCAAGCGCGTCAACGAAACGCTCGGCCATGACGGCGGCGATCAGGTACTGCGCGTCTTTGCCGATGCGCTGCGCCAATCGGTACCCGTCGACGCCTTGCTCGCCCGAATCGGCGGCGAGGAATTTGCGGTGCTTGCCCCTGCCTCGGCGACCACCATGCCCGAGACGATCCTGACGCAGATCCGCTCCGCAACGATGCCGTTTGATCTCGCGGTCACCGCCTCGCTGGGGAGCGAATGCGGTGCGATCGCCGACGAGGCCGACTGGAAGTTGCTCTATGGCCGCGCCGACGACGCGCTGTTCGCCGCCAAGCGCGCCGGCCGCGACCGGCTGCGCTGGGCGGAAGCGGCATAG
- the clpA gene encoding ATP-dependent Clp protease ATP-binding subunit ClpA has translation MPSFASALETTLHKALEAASSRRHEYATLEHLLLALIDDEHAGQVMSSCGVDLGELKTTVAHYLDTELGALKVDAATDPSPTSGFQRVVQRAILHVQSSGRDEVTGANVLVALFSERESYAVYFLQQQDMSRLDAVSFISHGVGKGAATPEATSAKGAPEEEKKEKAEAPGKKGESALKQFTVDLNEKAKIGKVDPLIGRSAEVDRTVQILCRRSKNNPLYVGDPGVGKTAIAEGLARKIVEGDVPDVLKPAVIYSLDMGALLAGTRYRGDFEERLKAVVNELEKLPDAVLFIDEIHTVIGAGATSGGAMDASNLLKPALSGGTIRCIGSTTYKEFRNHFEKDRALLRRFQKIDVNEPTIEDTIKILAGLRSAFEEHHSVKYTPEAIKSAVELSARYINDRKLPDKAIDVIDEVGAMQMLVAPNKRKKTITAKEIEQVIATMARIPPKSVSTDDKKQLETLETDLKRVVFGQNVAIEKLSSAIKLARAGLREPEKPIGNYLFTGPTGVGKTEVAKQLSTILGIPLQRFDMSEYMERHSVSRLIGAPPGYVGFDQGGLLTDAVDQNPHCVLLLDEIEKAHPDLFNILLQVMDNGRLTDQHGKTVDFRNVILIMTTNAGASDMARETVGFGNLTREGEDEQAVQKMFTPEFRNRLDAIVPFGYLPTEVVARVVDKFILQLELQLADRDVHIKLSDESKKWLTEKGYDKLYGARPMGRLIQEKIKQPLAEELLFGKLVHGGEVTVNLKDNALTFAIEPAAPKKSGKKGKAAPAAAD, from the coding sequence ATGCCGTCATTTGCCAGCGCTCTCGAGACCACGCTGCACAAGGCACTCGAGGCCGCCTCGTCGCGCCGCCACGAATATGCGACGCTCGAACATCTGTTGCTTGCGTTGATCGACGACGAACATGCCGGACAGGTCATGTCCTCGTGCGGCGTCGACCTGGGCGAGTTGAAGACCACCGTCGCGCATTATCTCGACACCGAATTGGGCGCGCTCAAGGTCGATGCCGCGACCGATCCCTCGCCCACCAGCGGGTTTCAGCGCGTCGTGCAGCGCGCGATTCTCCACGTCCAGTCGTCTGGCCGCGACGAGGTGACCGGCGCCAACGTGCTGGTCGCCTTGTTCTCCGAACGCGAGAGCTATGCGGTCTATTTCCTCCAGCAGCAGGACATGAGCCGGCTGGATGCGGTGAGCTTCATCAGCCATGGCGTCGGCAAGGGCGCGGCGACCCCCGAGGCGACCAGCGCCAAGGGCGCACCCGAGGAAGAGAAGAAGGAAAAGGCGGAGGCGCCGGGCAAGAAGGGCGAGAGCGCGCTCAAGCAGTTCACCGTCGACCTCAACGAGAAGGCCAAGATCGGCAAGGTCGATCCGCTGATCGGGCGCTCGGCCGAGGTTGATCGCACCGTCCAGATCCTCTGCCGCCGCTCGAAGAACAACCCGCTCTATGTCGGCGATCCCGGCGTCGGCAAGACTGCGATCGCCGAGGGCCTGGCGCGCAAGATCGTCGAGGGCGACGTCCCCGACGTGCTGAAGCCTGCGGTCATCTATTCGCTCGATATGGGCGCGCTGCTGGCCGGCACCCGTTATCGCGGCGACTTCGAAGAGCGGCTGAAGGCAGTCGTCAACGAACTGGAGAAGCTGCCCGACGCGGTGCTGTTCATCGACGAAATCCACACCGTGATCGGCGCTGGCGCGACCAGCGGCGGCGCGATGGATGCGTCGAACCTCCTCAAGCCCGCGCTGTCGGGCGGCACGATCCGCTGCATCGGCTCGACCACCTACAAGGAATTCCGCAACCACTTCGAGAAGGACCGCGCGCTGCTGCGGCGCTTCCAGAAGATCGACGTGAACGAGCCGACGATCGAGGATACGATCAAGATCCTCGCCGGGCTGCGGTCGGCGTTCGAGGAGCATCACTCGGTCAAGTACACGCCCGAGGCGATCAAGTCGGCGGTGGAACTGTCGGCGCGCTACATCAACGACCGCAAGCTGCCCGACAAGGCGATCGACGTGATCGACGAGGTCGGCGCGATGCAGATGCTGGTGGCACCGAACAAGCGCAAGAAGACGATCACCGCCAAGGAGATCGAACAGGTGATCGCGACGATGGCGCGGATCCCGCCGAAGAGCGTGTCGACCGACGACAAGAAGCAACTCGAGACGCTCGAGACCGATCTGAAGCGTGTCGTCTTCGGGCAGAACGTCGCGATCGAGAAACTGTCGTCGGCGATCAAGCTGGCGCGGGCGGGCCTGCGCGAGCCGGAGAAGCCGATCGGCAATTATCTGTTCACCGGCCCGACGGGCGTCGGCAAAACCGAGGTTGCCAAGCAGCTTTCGACGATCCTCGGCATCCCGCTCCAGCGTTTCGACATGAGCGAATATATGGAGCGCCACTCGGTCAGCCGGCTGATCGGTGCGCCTCCCGGCTATGTCGGCTTCGACCAGGGCGGCCTGTTGACCGACGCGGTCGACCAGAACCCGCATTGCGTGCTGCTGCTCGACGAGATCGAGAAGGCGCATCCGGACCTGTTCAACATCCTGTTGCAGGTCATGGACAATGGCCGTCTGACCGACCAGCACGGCAAGACCGTCGATTTCCGCAACGTCATCCTCATCATGACGACCAATGCCGGCGCGTCGGACATGGCGCGCGAGACGGTCGGCTTCGGAAATCTCACCCGCGAGGGCGAGGACGAGCAGGCGGTGCAGAAGATGTTCACGCCGGAGTTCCGCAACCGGCTCGATGCGATCGTGCCGTTCGGTTATCTGCCGACCGAAGTGGTGGCGCGCGTCGTCGACAAGTTCATCCTCCAGCTCGAATTGCAGCTCGCCGACCGCGACGTGCATATCAAGCTGAGCGATGAGTCGAAGAAGTGGCTGACCGAAAAGGGCTATGACAAGCTCTATGGTGCCCGTCCGATGGGCCGCCTGATCCAGGAAAAGATCAAGCAGCCGCTCGCCGAGGAATTGCTGTTCGGCAAGCTGGTCCATGGCGGCGAGGTGACGGTCAACCTCAAGGACAATGCGCTGACCTTCGCGATCGAACCCGCGGCGCCCAAGAAATCGGGGAAGAAGGGCAAGGCCGCTCCGGCGGCAGCCGACTGA